In Melospiza melodia melodia isolate bMelMel2 unplaced genomic scaffold, bMelMel2.pri scaffold_18, whole genome shotgun sequence, the following are encoded in one genomic region:
- the LOC134433470 gene encoding olfactory receptor 14J1-like, with the protein MCYDRYVSICKPLHYGTLLGSRACAHMAAAAWASAFLYSLLHTANTFSLPLCHGNALHQFFCEIPQILKLSCSKSYLRELGLIAGSACLVFGCFVFIVFSYVQIFRAVLRIPSEQGRHKAFSTCLPHLAVVSLFLSTSVFAHLKPPSISSPSLDLALSVLYSVVPPVLNPFIY; encoded by the coding sequence atgtgctacgaccgctacgtgtccatctgcaaacccctgcactacgggaccctcctgggcagcagagcttgcgcccacatggcagcagctgcctgggccagtgcctttctctattcactgctgcacacagccaatacattttccctgcccctgtgccatggcaatgccctgcaccaattcttctgtgaaatcccacagatcctcaaactctcctgttccaaatcctacctcagggaacttgggctcattgctggtagtgcctgtttggtatttggctgttttgtgttcattgttttctcctatgtgcagatcttcagggctgtgctaaggatcccatctgagcagggacggcacaaagccttttccacctgcctccctcacctggctgtggtctctctgttcctcagcacttcagtgtttgctcacctgaaaccCCCCTCGATCTCCTCCCcttccctggatctggccctgtcagttctgtactcagtggtgcctccagtacttaaccccttcatctac